In Aciduliprofundum sp. MAR08-339, a single window of DNA contains:
- a CDS encoding type II toxin-antitoxin system RelE/ParE family toxin, whose translation MVLRQNPYAYPYKKIRGENNTYRIRVGKYRILYEIDKINMQIIILKVDKRERIYKND comes from the coding sequence ATGGTACTGAGACAAAATCCCTACGCATATCCCTATAAAAAGATAAGGGGAGAGAACAATACTTATAGAATACGAGTTGGAAAATATCGCATTTTATACGAAATTGATAAAATTAACATGCAAATAATAATCCTGAAGGTAGATAAGCGAGAAAGAATATACAAGAATGATTGA
- a CDS encoding UPF0179 family protein has protein sequence MITLIGKDLAKEGLEFQYLGPLLECRSCKLKNVCFNLDEGKWYRITKIRDKEHDCKVHDEGKVVTVEVEEIPVPLAVEAKSLVEGESITFKPVNCKEYGCEFYELCHPLGLREGTKVKITKVEGEIDCPKKKGIKKVLVTW, from the coding sequence ATGATTACTCTGATAGGTAAGGATCTGGCAAAGGAGGGTCTCGAATTTCAGTATCTCGGCCCGTTGCTGGAGTGCAGGAGTTGCAAGTTGAAGAACGTGTGTTTCAACCTGGATGAGGGCAAGTGGTACAGGATAACGAAGATCCGCGATAAGGAGCACGACTGCAAGGTTCACGATGAGGGCAAGGTTGTAACTGTGGAGGTTGAGGAGATACCCGTGCCCCTTGCGGTTGAGGCCAAGAGCTTGGTAGAGGGTGAGAGCATTACATTCAAACCTGTGAACTGCAAGGAGTACGGCTGTGAGTTCTACGAACTGTGTCATCCCCTGGGCCTGAGAGAGGGAACCAAGGTCAAGATCACCAAGGTTGAAGGGGAAATAGACTGCCCCAAGAAGAAGGGCATAAAAAAGGTTCTGGTGACATGGTAG
- a CDS encoding redox-regulated ATPase YchF: protein MVEIGLVGKPNVGKSTFFAAATMHTVEIGNYPFTTIEANRAFAHVRRPCPHVEIGRACNPKKSICIEGTRFIPVELIDVAGLVPGAHEGRGLGNKFLDDLRHADALIHVVDASGSTDAEGNPVSMGEGDPYGDVRFLDEEIAFWIADIISRGWTRIARRLEAEKVKIEVALAERLSGLNIGERDIHLALSNLDLDEKPTKWSQEDILDLAYEIRRIAKPIVIAANKADIAPEEYLRKFIEKCREMGYEAVPVSADYELALRRAAKAGLVSYVPGDVDFRILNEDMLNAAQIKALEKIREFIHKFGGTGVQRVIEHTVFNVLRMLAVYPVEDENKWTDKDGNVLPDVFLMPQGSTARDLAYRVHTDLGENFIRAVDARTKRILGHDYVLQDGDVIKIIARK from the coding sequence ATGGTAGAGATAGGGCTCGTTGGCAAGCCCAATGTGGGGAAGAGCACGTTCTTTGCCGCTGCCACCATGCACACGGTTGAGATTGGAAACTATCCATTCACGACGATTGAGGCGAATCGTGCCTTTGCCCACGTTCGCAGGCCCTGTCCCCACGTGGAGATAGGTAGGGCTTGCAATCCGAAAAAGTCCATTTGCATTGAGGGCACGAGGTTCATACCCGTTGAACTCATAGATGTTGCTGGACTGGTGCCCGGGGCTCATGAGGGGCGTGGTCTGGGCAACAAGTTTCTGGATGATCTGAGGCACGCGGACGCGCTTATACACGTGGTTGATGCATCCGGCTCAACGGATGCTGAGGGAAATCCCGTTTCCATGGGTGAGGGAGACCCATACGGGGATGTGAGATTTCTTGATGAGGAGATAGCTTTCTGGATAGCGGACATAATCTCCAGAGGCTGGACTCGCATAGCCAGGAGGCTGGAGGCAGAGAAGGTGAAGATAGAGGTTGCACTTGCAGAGAGATTATCCGGATTGAACATTGGGGAGAGGGATATACATCTTGCCCTTTCTAATCTGGATCTGGATGAGAAGCCCACGAAGTGGAGCCAGGAGGATATTCTGGATCTCGCGTATGAGATAAGGAGAATTGCGAAGCCCATAGTCATAGCTGCAAACAAGGCGGATATTGCCCCGGAGGAGTACCTGCGCAAATTCATCGAGAAATGCAGGGAGATGGGCTATGAAGCCGTACCCGTGTCTGCCGATTACGAACTGGCTCTGAGAAGGGCTGCCAAGGCCGGACTCGTCAGTTATGTGCCCGGCGATGTGGATTTCCGCATACTGAATGAGGATATGTTGAATGCCGCGCAGATAAAAGCCCTTGAGAAGATCCGAGAGTTCATCCACAAATTTGGAGGCACAGGGGTGCAGCGTGTCATTGAGCACACGGTTTTCAATGTTCTCCGTATGCTCGCTGTTTATCCCGTGGAGGATGAGAACAAATGGACGGACAAGGATGGGAACGTTCTGCCAGACGTGTTCCTCATGCCCCAGGGCTCAACGGCCAGGGACCTGGCCTACAGAGTGCACACTGATCTGGGCGAGAATTTCATACGCGCCGTGGATGCCCGAACAAAGAGAATTCTGGGCCATGATTACGTGCTTCAGGACGGGGATGTTATAAAGATAATTGCGAGGAAGTGA
- a CDS encoding type IV pilin, whose translation MKKMVSIENGVSAVIGTILMIAITVVLAATLLLYVYMTPSATYEPTIIGKFASIERVNDSTYKLVFSNFNFDVKISSLKGVLYINETRYNFIFPSPFDSTSAIITPKDSNTQNLQIIYRDLSNNSFINRGDYLLLRNLKPDTMYKIYFLDAHGSTLLSGKFQT comes from the coding sequence ATGAAAAAAATGGTTTCGATTGAAAATGGCGTGAGTGCGGTAATAGGTACCATTCTTATGATAGCCATAACTGTAGTTTTAGCTGCAACTTTGCTCCTTTATGTTTATATGACCCCCAGCGCCACATATGAGCCCACTATTATAGGTAAATTTGCGTCTATCGAAAGAGTGAATGATTCAACCTATAAGCTAGTATTTTCAAACTTTAATTTCGATGTAAAAATAAGTAGTCTAAAGGGTGTTTTATACATAAATGAAACACGGTACAATTTCATATTCCCATCACCTTTTGATTCTACTTCTGCAATAATTACTCCAAAGGATTCAAACACACAAAATCTTCAAATCATATATCGTGATCTTTCAAACAACTCTTTTATTAATAGAGGTGATTATTTACTTTTAAGAAATCTCAAACCAGATACGATGTACAAAATATACTTTCTGGATGCACACGGTAGTACACTCCTATCCGGGAAATTCCAAACATAA
- a CDS encoding NAD(P)-dependent glycerol-1-phosphate dehydrogenase, whose protein sequence is MSFEKSKWTQLPREIYAGHGVLEQVGPMCRRFGFGENALIVTGSTSYEVAGKRVKELLEDSGFNVEVHITDKASVENLERVKDHAHDSNFLVGVGGGSKIDLAKKASYDLGMHFISVPTIATHDGIASPRASIRENGTTVSMDAQEPMGIVADTEILIQAPYRYLAAGAADVIGNITAIKDWELAHKLRNEEFSSTAYGMAKYSAEFILENADAIKPNLEESAWIVVKSIMASGMAMSIAHSSRPASGSEHLFAHALEKIAPGKALHGEMVGVGTIMMMYLHGGDWLRVRNALKAIGAPVTARELGVEEEDIIEALTNAHRMRNRYTILGMRGLTEEAARNLARITGVVGR, encoded by the coding sequence ATGAGCTTTGAAAAATCAAAGTGGACTCAACTGCCCAGGGAAATATATGCGGGTCATGGGGTCCTGGAGCAGGTTGGGCCAATGTGCCGGAGATTCGGTTTTGGAGAAAACGCTCTTATTGTCACCGGCTCCACAAGTTATGAGGTTGCCGGCAAGCGGGTCAAAGAGCTTCTTGAGGATTCCGGCTTCAATGTGGAGGTACACATTACCGATAAGGCCAGTGTTGAAAATCTTGAAAGGGTTAAGGATCATGCCCATGATTCAAATTTTCTGGTTGGTGTGGGTGGAGGAAGCAAGATAGATCTGGCAAAGAAAGCCTCCTATGATCTGGGAATGCATTTCATAAGTGTTCCCACCATAGCAACCCATGACGGCATCGCAAGTCCCAGGGCATCAATAAGGGAGAACGGAACAACAGTATCCATGGATGCCCAGGAGCCCATGGGTATAGTTGCAGATACGGAGATTTTGATTCAGGCACCCTACAGGTATCTTGCTGCGGGTGCTGCGGATGTGATAGGCAACATAACGGCCATAAAGGACTGGGAACTGGCACATAAACTGCGCAACGAGGAGTTCAGCAGCACAGCCTACGGGATGGCCAAGTACTCTGCCGAGTTCATACTTGAAAATGCAGATGCAATAAAACCGAACCTGGAGGAAAGTGCCTGGATAGTTGTCAAGTCCATAATGGCCTCCGGGATGGCCATGAGCATAGCCCATTCTTCCAGGCCGGCAAGCGGCAGTGAGCATCTCTTCGCCCATGCCCTGGAGAAAATAGCCCCGGGAAAGGCTCTGCACGGAGAGATGGTGGGTGTGGGCACCATAATGATGATGTACCTGCATGGGGGGGACTGGCTGCGGGTTAGGAACGCACTCAAGGCCATAGGTGCACCTGTAACTGCCCGGGAACTGGGGGTTGAGGAGGAGGACATAATTGAAGCACTCACCAACGCTCACAGGATGAGAAACAGGTACACAATTCTGGGGATGAGGGGTCTGACCGAGGAGGCGGCCAGAAATCTGGCCAGGATAACAGGAGTAGTAGGGAGGTGA